One Mycolicibacterium goodii genomic region harbors:
- a CDS encoding ATP-dependent helicase, which translates to MTQVASTVVAARFTPAELSAALGLFPPTDEQAAVIAAPPGPLVVIAGAGAGKTETMAARVVWLVANGFATPSQVLGLTFTRKAAGQLLRRVRTRLARLAGAGLAPASGAADESATVSTYHAFAGTLLREHGLLLPVEPDTRLLSETELWQLAYDVVCAHPGQLDTEKTPAAVTAMVLRLSGALAEHLVDTDQLRDTHVELERLVHTLPAGPYQRDRGPSQWLLRMLATQTERTELVPLIDALHQRMRAEKVMDFGMQMAAAARLAARFPQVGEQLRQRYRVVLLDEYQDTGHAQRVALSSLFGGGVDDGLALTAVGDPIQSIYGWRGASATNLPRFTTDFPYSDGTPAPTLELRTSWRNPPSTLHVANAVSAEARRRSVSVRALRPRPGAEPGTIRCALLNNIAAEREWVADHVARAYHGAIGRGETAPTAAVLVRRNADAAPMAEALTARGVPVEVVGVAGLLAVPEVADLVAMLRLVADPTAGSAVMRILTGPRWRFGARDITALWRRAVELDDRPKAEASTAEIVAQAAPDADTACLADAICDPGDPQRYSPTGYERIVALGRELTMLRSHLGHPLPELVAEVRRVLGLDAEARAARPVAAGWAGTENLDRFSDLVADFAARPTASVSALLAYLEAAIEVENGLAPAELTVSHDRVQILTVHAAKGLEWQVVAVPHLSGRVFPSTAQARTWLTDAADLPPLLRGDRATESEIGVPVLDTSDIYDRKILSDKISDHKRSLDQRRVDEERRLLYVAITRAEDTLLLSGHHWGATESKPRGPSEFLCELKTILEEAATAGTPCGEIEQWAPDPGPGEANPLRDQVVEALWPPVASADDDVHRGARLVAAAMAGEVTADADQEGWTADVDALLAERERAPQQADTELPAQLSVSTLVELSRDPTAALARLRRRLPQRPDPHALLGTTFHEWVQRYFHAERLFDLDDLPGAVDSDSGRAAEESLAELQDAFIKSPWAARTPVEVEVPFDMVLGEVVVRGRIDAVFAEPDGTTTVLDWKTGDPPDTPEAKEHAAVQLAVYRLAWAALRGCSPESVRAAFHYVRSGQTVVPDTLPGADDLVELLAAGRGQDAARSSGTP; encoded by the coding sequence ATGACGCAGGTAGCATCCACCGTCGTGGCGGCCCGATTCACCCCGGCCGAACTCTCGGCAGCCCTCGGTTTGTTTCCTCCCACCGACGAACAGGCGGCGGTGATCGCGGCCCCGCCGGGACCGCTGGTGGTGATCGCGGGTGCGGGTGCGGGCAAGACCGAGACCATGGCCGCGCGCGTGGTGTGGTTGGTGGCCAACGGCTTTGCCACGCCGTCGCAGGTGCTCGGTCTCACGTTCACGCGCAAGGCCGCCGGTCAGCTGCTGCGCCGCGTCCGTACCCGGCTGGCACGCCTGGCCGGTGCCGGTCTGGCGCCGGCCTCTGGTGCGGCCGACGAATCCGCGACGGTCAGCACCTACCACGCGTTCGCAGGCACCCTGCTGCGTGAGCACGGCCTGCTGCTTCCGGTCGAGCCCGACACCCGGCTGCTCAGCGAGACCGAATTGTGGCAGCTGGCCTACGACGTGGTGTGCGCGCACCCGGGGCAGCTCGACACCGAGAAGACCCCGGCCGCCGTCACCGCGATGGTGCTGCGGCTCTCGGGCGCGCTCGCCGAGCATCTCGTGGACACCGACCAGTTGCGCGACACCCACGTCGAACTGGAGCGGCTGGTCCACACGTTGCCGGCGGGGCCGTATCAGCGTGACCGCGGGCCGAGCCAGTGGCTGCTGCGCATGCTCGCCACCCAGACCGAGCGCACCGAACTCGTCCCGCTCATCGACGCGCTGCACCAACGCATGCGGGCCGAGAAGGTGATGGACTTCGGGATGCAGATGGCCGCCGCGGCGCGCCTGGCAGCCCGGTTCCCCCAGGTGGGCGAGCAACTGCGCCAGCGCTACCGGGTGGTGCTGCTCGACGAGTACCAGGACACCGGCCACGCGCAGCGGGTCGCCCTGTCGTCTCTGTTCGGCGGCGGCGTCGACGACGGGCTCGCCCTCACCGCGGTGGGGGACCCGATCCAGTCGATCTATGGCTGGCGCGGGGCCTCGGCCACCAACCTGCCGCGGTTCACCACCGACTTCCCGTACTCCGACGGCACGCCCGCACCCACCCTGGAACTGCGGACGAGTTGGCGTAACCCGCCCAGCACGCTGCACGTCGCCAACGCGGTCTCGGCCGAGGCCCGCCGCCGCTCGGTTTCGGTCCGTGCACTGCGGCCCCGGCCCGGCGCCGAGCCCGGCACGATCCGCTGCGCGCTGCTGAACAACATTGCTGCCGAACGTGAATGGGTTGCAGATCACGTGGCGCGCGCCTATCACGGTGCGATCGGGCGCGGCGAGACCGCTCCTACCGCCGCGGTGCTGGTGCGGCGCAACGCCGACGCCGCGCCGATGGCCGAGGCGCTCACCGCACGGGGTGTCCCCGTCGAGGTCGTCGGTGTCGCCGGACTGCTCGCGGTGCCTGAGGTGGCCGACCTGGTGGCGATGCTGCGCCTGGTCGCCGATCCGACGGCCGGCTCGGCGGTCATGCGGATCCTCACCGGTCCGCGCTGGCGGTTCGGTGCGCGCGACATCACCGCGCTGTGGCGTCGTGCCGTCGAACTCGACGACCGGCCGAAAGCTGAGGCGAGCACCGCCGAGATCGTCGCGCAGGCCGCGCCCGACGCCGACACCGCGTGCCTGGCCGATGCGATCTGCGATCCCGGTGACCCGCAGCGGTATTCGCCCACCGGATACGAACGCATCGTCGCGCTCGGACGTGAACTCACCATGTTGCGCTCACATCTGGGTCATCCGCTGCCGGAGCTGGTGGCCGAGGTGCGCCGGGTGCTTGGCCTGGACGCCGAGGCCCGCGCCGCCCGGCCGGTGGCCGCCGGATGGGCGGGCACCGAGAACCTCGACCGGTTCAGCGATCTCGTGGCCGATTTCGCCGCTCGCCCGACCGCGTCGGTGTCGGCGTTGCTCGCCTATCTGGAAGCGGCCATTGAGGTCGAGAACGGTTTGGCGCCGGCAGAACTCACGGTGTCACACGACCGGGTACAGATCCTCACGGTGCATGCGGCCAAGGGGTTGGAATGGCAGGTGGTGGCGGTGCCGCATCTGAGCGGCCGGGTGTTCCCGTCGACCGCCCAGGCGCGGACCTGGCTGACCGACGCCGCCGACCTGCCGCCGCTCCTGCGGGGTGATCGCGCCACCGAATCCGAGATCGGTGTCCCGGTGCTGGACACCTCCGACATCTACGATCGGAAGATTCTGTCCGACAAGATCTCCGATCACAAACGCAGCCTCGATCAGCGGCGTGTCGATGAGGAGCGCAGGTTGCTCTATGTCGCGATCACGCGCGCCGAGGACACGTTGCTGCTGTCCGGACACCACTGGGGCGCCACCGAGAGCAAGCCGCGTGGGCCGTCGGAGTTCCTGTGTGAGCTCAAGACCATCCTTGAGGAGGCCGCGACGGCGGGCACGCCGTGCGGTGAGATCGAGCAGTGGGCGCCGGATCCTGGTCCGGGGGAGGCGAATCCGCTACGTGATCAGGTCGTCGAGGCGCTGTGGCCGCCGGTGGCGTCCGCCGACGACGATGTGCACCGCGGTGCCCGACTGGTCGCCGCGGCGATGGCCGGTGAGGTCACCGCCGATGCCGATCAAGAGGGTTGGACGGCCGACGTCGACGCGCTGCTGGCCGAACGCGAACGCGCACCGCAGCAGGCAGACACCGAATTGCCGGCTCAGCTGTCGGTGAGCACGCTTGTGGAACTGAGCCGGGACCCCACGGCCGCGCTGGCCCGGCTCCGGCGCAGGCTGCCGCAGCGGCCCGACCCGCATGCCTTGCTGGGCACCACGTTTCACGAATGGGTGCAGCGGTATTTCCATGCCGAGCGGTTGTTCGATCTCGACGATCTGCCGGGTGCCGTCGACAGCGACAGTGGGCGGGCCGCCGAGGAGAGCCTGGCCGAACTGCAGGACGCGTTCATCAAATCCCCGTGGGCCGCGCGTACCCCGGTGGAGGTCGAGGTGCCGTTCGACATGGTGCTCGGCGAGGTCGTCGTGCGGGGACGCATCGACGCCGTGTTCGCCGAACCCGACGGCACCACCACGGTTCTCGACTGGAAGACCGGTGATCCGCCGGACACGCCGGAGGCGAAGGAACACGCGGCGGTTCAGCTCGCCGTGTACCGGCTCGCATGGGCCGCGCTGCGCGGCTGTTCGCCCGAGTCGGTGCGGGCGGCGTTCCACTACGTGCGATCCGGCCAGACCGTCGTGCCCGACACCTTGCCCGGCGCCGACGACCTGGTGGAGTTGCTCGCCGCGGGCCGCGGCCAGGACGCCGCTAGGAGTTCCGGTACACCTTGA